From the Ferrigenium kumadai genome, one window contains:
- a CDS encoding TonB-dependent receptor, whose product MKGTQLFALSAIALAISQAVYAAGGKNETLDEVVVSSTTIDDRFTSRNDKASNTTVISGEKIDKEHPQNLLQVLQGIPGVTADLDSGESVKIKLRGIENQRYMGEKPGVAIVIDGVPVFERTGKVNIDLDNIASIKVIKGGASYLFGEDALSGAVVITTKRGYKNAGFTAAKELGSYGFHKELTKIGFANETASGHIQASRRGAPDFYYQGNYFSNYLDGKLAWYVNDHSDLSFGFETSKRFKDSHGSVTGVTQAAIDPRSVNSSDYARKFNTNLSKLNLTYSNDYAQNANLLLTTYQYKDHTTFLSAPQKYSGTGAVVNDPNAYITGNEYNQIQSGLKGEWRASQDAVGWLAGLDWRNNGYWNQTSNLVSYRNAPATPCPVNCAAGAVTGDDFTRERITGLYGEVTYNATPAWSLTLNGRHDTSSLGYSANPTVARATTLALGKSFNVNSWRIGTAYDLSDSSNVYGNISTGFRTPTVQQLFTGTVTPNGGKTQDNPNLKPEQALSMEVGARRKTELFGVGVDLSGALFQIDRNDYILAVSGQYSTNTTLFPERYENIGGVRNRGFEFAAKTDAGRLFSLDLAYSYIDARFTRYDHFTQTLGNPFGPPAGYTLKNFNNTGKMVPRVPKNQLNSTLNWRPMHDFKAGLEMDFKGGYYADDINQEWIGGRTLFNLLANYEVKNDPTFLRGSKWSFFARIDNLFARNYYVAARGTNDQANPITKVYDRVYNAEDLSLIVGRGRVWSAGISAAF is encoded by the coding sequence ATGAAGGGGACGCAATTGTTTGCGCTCAGCGCGATTGCGCTGGCGATCAGTCAGGCCGTATATGCGGCAGGTGGCAAAAATGAAACGCTGGATGAGGTAGTGGTGAGTTCCACGACCATTGATGACCGTTTCACTTCCAGGAACGACAAAGCATCCAATACCACCGTCATCAGCGGAGAAAAGATCGACAAGGAGCATCCGCAAAATTTGTTGCAAGTGCTGCAAGGCATTCCGGGTGTGACCGCCGACCTGGACAGCGGCGAGTCGGTGAAGATCAAGCTGCGCGGCATCGAGAACCAGCGCTACATGGGCGAGAAGCCGGGCGTGGCCATCGTGATCGACGGGGTTCCGGTGTTCGAGCGCACCGGTAAGGTGAACATCGATCTGGACAATATCGCGTCGATCAAGGTAATCAAGGGCGGCGCCTCCTACCTGTTCGGCGAAGATGCGCTGTCGGGGGCTGTCGTCATCACGACCAAACGCGGCTACAAGAATGCCGGATTTACGGCTGCCAAGGAGCTGGGGTCCTACGGCTTTCACAAGGAGCTGACCAAGATCGGCTTTGCCAATGAGACTGCCAGCGGCCACATCCAGGCATCCCGCCGCGGCGCCCCGGATTTCTATTACCAGGGCAATTACTTCAGCAACTATCTGGACGGCAAGCTGGCCTGGTATGTCAACGATCACAGCGACCTGAGTTTCGGCTTCGAAACGTCCAAGCGCTTCAAGGATTCGCACGGCAGTGTCACCGGCGTGACGCAGGCGGCGATCGATCCGCGCAGCGTCAATAGCAGCGACTACGCGCGCAAGTTCAATACCAACCTGTCCAAGCTGAACCTGACCTACTCGAACGATTACGCGCAGAATGCCAATCTGCTGCTGACGACCTACCAGTACAAGGACCACACTACCTTCCTCTCCGCGCCGCAGAAATACAGCGGGACGGGGGCGGTTGTGAACGATCCCAATGCCTATATCACCGGCAATGAGTATAACCAGATTCAGTCAGGCCTCAAGGGAGAATGGCGTGCCTCGCAGGATGCGGTCGGCTGGCTGGCCGGGCTCGACTGGCGCAATAACGGCTATTGGAACCAGACCAGCAACCTCGTCAGCTATCGGAATGCTCCCGCGACGCCATGCCCGGTGAACTGCGCAGCAGGGGCCGTGACTGGGGACGACTTCACGCGCGAGCGCATCACCGGTCTGTACGGCGAGGTGACCTATAACGCGACCCCAGCGTGGTCGCTGACGCTGAACGGTCGCCACGATACCTCCAGCCTGGGATACAGCGCCAATCCGACCGTTGCGCGCGCCACCACGCTGGCGCTGGGCAAGAGCTTCAACGTGAATTCGTGGCGAATCGGGACAGCCTATGACCTGAGTGACAGCTCGAACGTGTACGGCAACATCTCAACCGGTTTCCGCACGCCTACCGTGCAACAGCTCTTCACCGGCACGGTGACACCCAACGGCGGCAAGACCCAGGATAATCCCAACCTGAAGCCGGAACAGGCGCTGAGCATGGAAGTCGGCGCGCGGCGCAAAACCGAGCTGTTCGGGGTGGGCGTGGACTTATCCGGCGCGCTGTTCCAGATCGATCGCAATGACTACATTCTGGCAGTGTCCGGTCAGTATTCCACCAACACGACGCTCTTCCCGGAGCGCTATGAGAACATCGGCGGGGTTCGCAACCGCGGCTTCGAGTTCGCCGCCAAGACCGATGCCGGCCGCCTGTTCTCTCTCGATCTCGCTTACAGCTATATCGATGCACGCTTTACCCGCTATGACCATTTCACCCAGACCTTGGGCAACCCGTTCGGCCCGCCTGCCGGCTACACGCTGAAAAACTTCAACAACACCGGCAAGATGGTGCCGCGTGTTCCCAAGAACCAGCTCAACAGCACGCTCAACTGGCGTCCCATGCACGACTTCAAGGCCGGGCTGGAAATGGACTTCAAGGGGGGCTACTACGCGGATGACATCAACCAGGAGTGGATCGGCGGCCGTACGCTGTTCAACCTGCTGGCGAACTATGAGGTAAAGAACGATCCGACTTTCCTGCGCGGCAGCAAGTGGAGCTTCTTTGCACGCATCGACAACCTGTTCGCGCGCAACTATTACGTCGCGGCGCGCGGCACCAACGACCAGGCCAACCCCATCACCAAGGTATATGACAGGGTCTATAACGCGGAAGACCTGTCACTCATCGTCGGACGCGGACGCGTCTGGTCGGCTGGGATCAGTGCCGCATTCTGA
- a CDS encoding TolC family protein has translation MRLRLQRSVLPALLCLWSSVALCAERDPLNTEASLPLKPALRLGGAVGDPCADAAPRSTLNLFDVVNLALCNNPQTREVWASSRVQAAQVGVSKGSYFPAVSLSASGNRNSPGTNQRTLGLTLSYLLYDFGARAANLESARQLLAAASSTQDSTVQVVFLSAVQAYYQTQATQAALDATREAERAAKGSFDAAEARYLAGSATPADKLQAQTAYSQATLNRITAEGTQKKTGGTLANIIGLDANRSVTLAAANSETVPPDFDRDVNALIDEAKRQRPDLIAAEAQVKAAEASADAARAAGKPSISLTASTTQANSAGITSHGSSLGVNLSVPLFSGFAPTYRVRAAEAQVEAQQAQMERVRSQVALDVWNAYQNLITATQSLRTTADLLHSAEQSERVALGRYQAGVGSILDVLNAQSALASARQQRIQSMLDWNIGRATLAQAMGNLDGNLLQTLSPAAPEKALP, from the coding sequence ATGCGACTACGCCTGCAACGCTCGGTCCTGCCAGCACTGCTCTGCCTGTGGAGCAGCGTAGCCTTGTGCGCGGAAAGAGATCCGCTGAACACCGAAGCGTCCCTGCCGCTCAAGCCCGCTTTGCGCCTTGGTGGCGCGGTGGGCGATCCCTGCGCGGATGCGGCGCCGCGCAGCACACTCAATCTGTTCGACGTGGTCAACCTGGCCCTGTGCAACAATCCACAGACCCGCGAGGTGTGGGCCAGTTCGCGAGTACAGGCAGCGCAGGTCGGGGTGAGCAAGGGAAGCTACTTTCCCGCCGTCAGCCTGAGCGCTTCCGGCAACCGCAATTCGCCCGGCACCAACCAGCGCACCCTCGGACTGACACTCTCCTATCTGCTGTACGATTTCGGCGCACGTGCCGCGAACCTGGAGAGCGCGCGCCAGTTGCTCGCTGCAGCGAGCTCGACGCAGGACAGCACGGTACAGGTCGTGTTCCTGTCGGCGGTGCAGGCCTACTACCAGACGCAGGCGACGCAGGCCGCGCTGGATGCGACGCGCGAAGCAGAACGCGCCGCGAAGGGAAGCTTTGACGCCGCCGAAGCACGCTATCTCGCCGGCAGCGCAACGCCTGCCGACAAGCTGCAGGCACAGACCGCCTACTCGCAGGCGACGTTGAATCGCATCACGGCGGAGGGTACCCAGAAGAAAACTGGCGGAACTCTGGCGAATATCATCGGCCTGGATGCCAATCGCAGCGTGACTCTCGCAGCGGCGAATTCCGAAACCGTTCCGCCGGATTTCGACCGCGACGTGAACGCACTGATCGATGAAGCCAAACGGCAGCGCCCTGACCTGATCGCCGCCGAAGCGCAGGTGAAAGCCGCAGAGGCCAGTGCGGATGCAGCTCGTGCCGCAGGCAAGCCGTCGATCTCGTTGACCGCATCGACCACACAGGCCAATAGTGCGGGCATCACCTCGCATGGCTCGTCGCTCGGCGTCAACCTGAGCGTGCCGTTGTTCTCCGGCTTTGCGCCCACCTACCGCGTCCGCGCTGCCGAGGCACAGGTAGAAGCGCAGCAGGCACAAATGGAACGTGTGCGATCTCAGGTTGCGCTGGACGTGTGGAACGCCTATCAGAACCTCATCACTGCCACGCAATCGCTGCGCACCACCGCCGACCTGCTGCACAGCGCGGAGCAATCTGAGCGTGTCGCGTTGGGCCGCTACCAAGCCGGTGTGGGCAGCATCCTGGATGTGCTGAACGCGCAAAGTGCGCTGGCCAGCGCACGACAGCAGCGCATCCAATCCATGCTCGACTGGAACATCGGCCGCGCCACCCTCGCCCAGGCTATGGGCAACCTGGACGGCAACCTGTTGCAAACCTTGTCGCCCGCCGCACCAGAGAAAGCACTCCCATGA
- a CDS encoding efflux RND transporter periplasmic adaptor subunit translates to MKKILRSPVALLLLAVVLVGTGVVAYRQLGAIAPEQQYRLEGIAKGDLSQTVSANGTINPVSLVNVGTQVSGTVKKLYVDFNSKVEKGQVLLELDDALLAAQQKQSQANVLSAAASLDLASANEARMRNLYAQEYVSRQEFDTAVQAKKAADAQLKLARAAVEKDKANLSYSVIRSPVSGVVVDRAVDVGQTVAASLQTPTLFKIAQDLSEMQIDASFAEADVGGIRIGQTARFSVDAFPNRSFQGTVRQVRLNPTTLQNVVTYDVVIDVDNPEQILMPGMTAYVSIAVAERKDALLVPNAALRFKPANGEQPKKGAATNGVGPKPKDEKYLSGHPRDAFSGKVYVLKDGKLAPVGVSLGITDNRNTEILGGELKAGDQVVVGNAHAANSTPSSSSPPRMRMF, encoded by the coding sequence ATGAAGAAAATCCTGCGCTCCCCCGTCGCCCTGCTCCTGCTAGCCGTAGTTCTCGTAGGTACAGGTGTCGTCGCCTACCGCCAGCTTGGCGCCATCGCACCGGAACAGCAATACCGCCTGGAAGGCATAGCGAAAGGCGATCTCAGCCAGACCGTTTCCGCCAACGGCACCATCAATCCGGTGTCGCTGGTTAACGTCGGCACCCAGGTCTCGGGCACGGTGAAAAAACTGTATGTGGATTTCAACAGCAAGGTCGAGAAAGGACAGGTGCTGCTGGAACTGGACGATGCGCTGCTCGCCGCGCAACAGAAGCAGAGTCAGGCCAACGTGCTGAGCGCTGCCGCTTCTTTGGATCTCGCCAGCGCCAACGAGGCACGCATGCGCAATCTGTATGCGCAGGAATACGTGTCGCGCCAGGAATTCGATACCGCCGTGCAGGCGAAGAAAGCCGCCGATGCACAACTAAAACTCGCGCGCGCGGCCGTGGAAAAAGATAAAGCCAATCTATCCTACTCGGTGATCCGTTCGCCGGTTTCCGGCGTGGTCGTGGACCGTGCAGTGGATGTCGGCCAAACCGTCGCCGCCAGCCTGCAGACCCCCACCCTGTTCAAGATCGCGCAGGATCTGTCAGAGATGCAGATCGACGCAAGCTTCGCCGAAGCAGACGTCGGCGGCATCCGCATCGGCCAGACGGCGCGCTTCAGTGTGGATGCATTCCCCAACCGCAGCTTTCAGGGAACGGTGCGCCAGGTGCGGCTGAATCCGACCACGCTGCAGAACGTCGTCACCTACGACGTGGTGATCGACGTGGACAATCCCGAGCAGATCCTGATGCCCGGCATGACAGCTTACGTGAGCATCGCCGTGGCGGAGCGCAAGGACGCGCTGCTGGTTCCCAATGCAGCACTGCGTTTCAAACCGGCCAATGGCGAACAGCCGAAGAAAGGGGCTGCAACCAATGGTGTAGGCCCGAAACCGAAGGACGAAAAATATTTGTCCGGGCACCCGCGCGACGCCTTCTCCGGCAAGGTGTATGTGCTGAAGGACGGCAAACTGGCGCCTGTTGGCGTCTCGCTCGGCATCACCGACAACCGTAATACCGAGATTCTTGGCGGCGAACTCAAAGCGGGCGACCAGGTGGTGGTCGGCAATGCACATGCCGCAAACAGCACGCCCAGCAGCAGTTCGCCGCCGCGCATGAGAATGTTCTGA
- a CDS encoding ABC transporter ATP-binding protein: MNDTVIRIEGLHKSYETSAGLFPVLKDVSLQIGAGEFVAIMGPSGSGKSTFMNILGCLDEPTAGRYLLNGRNVAELNRDELAGLRNRTIGFVFQGFNLLPRMSLQDNVALPLIYSGVDRTERQQRARDLLVKVGLERYFDSMPNKISGGQQQRVAIARALVNHPSLILADEPTGNLDSRTGEEIMALFESLNREGITIVLVTHETDIAHHAKRQVHFLDGRIVSDHPVQERTT; the protein is encoded by the coding sequence ATGAACGACACCGTCATCCGCATCGAAGGGCTGCACAAGTCCTATGAGACTTCCGCGGGCCTGTTCCCAGTGCTGAAGGATGTCAGCCTGCAGATCGGTGCGGGCGAGTTCGTCGCCATCATGGGGCCGTCCGGTTCGGGCAAGTCCACCTTCATGAACATCCTCGGCTGCCTCGACGAACCCACGGCCGGGCGCTACCTGCTGAACGGCCGAAACGTCGCCGAACTGAACCGGGACGAACTGGCCGGCTTGCGCAACCGCACCATCGGTTTTGTGTTCCAGGGCTTCAACCTGCTGCCGCGCATGTCGTTGCAGGACAATGTCGCCCTGCCGCTGATCTACAGCGGCGTGGATCGCACCGAGCGCCAGCAGCGAGCGCGCGATCTGCTCGTCAAGGTCGGACTGGAAAGATATTTCGATTCCATGCCCAACAAGATCTCCGGCGGTCAGCAACAGCGCGTCGCCATCGCACGCGCGCTGGTCAACCACCCGAGCCTGATCCTCGCCGACGAACCCACCGGCAACCTCGACAGCCGCACCGGCGAGGAGATCATGGCGCTGTTCGAGTCGCTCAACCGCGAAGGCATCACCATCGTGCTGGTCACCCATGAGACCGACATTGCGCATCACGCCAAGCGCCAGGTCCACTTTCTCGATGGACGCATCGTCAGCGACCACCCGGTTCAGGAGCGCACGACATGA
- a CDS encoding ABC transporter permease: MTIAMLGEAWQAMGANRLRTMLTMLGMVIGVGAVVLMMSIGQGAQYAIKQSIAAMGSNLFVLLSGHTSTGGVRSASGGAHTLTVNDADAIAELSGVQAVAPIQPGNAQVVYGPNNWNTSVIGTTPSYLDARSWTVVSGSAFTDSDVRSATRVALIGQTAAQNLFGGEDPVGKTIRILQSPFVILGVLGIKGQGMDGRDQDDTILIPLTTAQRQVFGNQFPGSVRLMMVQTTTQEIMPEVERSMSSLLRQRHRIREGMEDDFSLRNLTAVADSAAESTRIMSLLLGAIASVSLLVGGIGIMNIMLVSVTERTREIGIRMAIGARERDILLQFLLEAIIISVVGCFIGLLLGIGGALLTEALTGTLVIISFSSVVVAFGVAAAVGIFFGFYPAKKAAQLDPIEALRYQ, encoded by the coding sequence ATGACTATAGCGATGCTCGGCGAAGCCTGGCAGGCAATGGGGGCAAACCGCCTGCGCACGATGCTGACCATGCTCGGCATGGTGATCGGCGTGGGCGCAGTGGTGCTGATGATGTCGATCGGACAAGGCGCGCAATACGCCATCAAGCAAAGCATCGCCGCGATGGGAAGCAACCTCTTCGTGCTGCTTTCCGGACATACTTCGACCGGCGGTGTGCGCTCCGCCAGCGGTGGCGCCCATACCCTGACGGTAAACGATGCGGATGCCATCGCCGAACTGTCGGGTGTCCAGGCCGTCGCTCCGATCCAGCCGGGAAACGCACAGGTGGTGTATGGTCCCAACAACTGGAACACGTCCGTCATCGGCACCACACCAAGCTATCTGGACGCGCGTTCATGGACGGTGGTCTCCGGTTCAGCCTTCACCGATTCCGACGTGCGCTCCGCCACTCGTGTCGCGCTGATCGGACAGACCGCCGCGCAGAACCTGTTCGGCGGCGAAGACCCCGTCGGCAAGACCATCCGCATCCTCCAGAGCCCTTTTGTGATACTTGGCGTGCTGGGAATAAAGGGACAAGGCATGGACGGGCGCGATCAGGACGATACCATCCTCATCCCTCTCACCACCGCACAACGCCAGGTGTTTGGCAATCAGTTCCCGGGCTCGGTGCGCCTGATGATGGTCCAAACCACCACACAGGAGATCATGCCCGAGGTGGAACGATCCATGAGCTCTCTGCTGCGCCAGCGGCACCGCATCCGCGAAGGCATGGAGGATGACTTCTCGCTGCGCAACCTCACCGCCGTGGCCGACTCTGCAGCCGAGAGCACTCGCATCATGTCGCTTCTGCTCGGTGCCATCGCTTCGGTATCGCTGCTGGTGGGCGGCATCGGCATCATGAACATCATGCTGGTCTCGGTCACTGAACGTACCCGCGAGATCGGCATTCGCATGGCCATCGGCGCACGCGAACGCGACATCCTGCTGCAATTCCTGCTGGAGGCGATCATCATCTCGGTGGTCGGCTGTTTCATCGGCTTGCTGCTGGGCATCGGCGGCGCGCTGCTGACCGAGGCGCTGACCGGCACGCTGGTCATCATTTCGTTCAGCTCGGTAGTAGTGGCGTTCGGCGTTGCCGCAGCCGTGGGAATCTTCTTCGGTTTCTATCCGGCAAAGAAAGCGGCGCAACTCGACCCGATAGAGGCATTGCGCTACCAATAA
- a CDS encoding HD domain-containing phosphohydrolase: MEQAAINKELRVLMLEDTPTDAELIEHELRKAGIAFISRRVEMRDAFVHALEDFKPDVILSDYHLPDFDGMTALTIVRHTHPEMPVIMVTGTLSDVEAVELIDAGARDYVLKDRLARLAPAVERVISAELGIRARKSAEKALRESEAKFRALVESTSDWIWEIDEHGIYTYASPQIYEILGYTVEEIIGKAPFDLMPPEEAQRVRGIFEAILKEGRAFRFLENENRHKDGRIVFMETSATPIFEGQGVFKGYRGIDRDITERKEAEKERRTSAEKLEHTLLQTIEAVAATVDARDPYTAGHQRRVAALASAIAHEMGLPEDKIRGLYLAASIHDLGKVHLPAEILSKPGTLSPIEYELVKTHPQIGYDIIKDVQFPWPIAQMVLQHHERLDGSGYPQGLKAEQILPEARILAVADVVEAMSSHRPYRPGLGLESALDEIARQRGVLYAPDAVDNCLALFREKNYAFPTNAKHEFFMKPTT; this comes from the coding sequence ATGGAACAGGCCGCCATAAATAAGGAATTGCGGGTCCTGATGCTGGAGGACACGCCTACCGATGCCGAGCTGATAGAGCATGAGCTGCGCAAAGCGGGTATTGCTTTCATCTCGAGACGAGTTGAGATGCGGGATGCGTTCGTCCACGCACTGGAGGACTTCAAACCGGATGTCATCCTGTCCGACTACCATTTGCCCGACTTCGATGGCATGACGGCACTGACGATAGTACGACACACCCATCCGGAGATGCCGGTGATCATGGTCACCGGCACACTTTCCGATGTTGAGGCGGTAGAGCTGATCGACGCGGGCGCCAGGGACTACGTACTGAAAGACCGCCTGGCGCGTTTGGCTCCCGCCGTCGAACGTGTGATATCGGCCGAGCTGGGTATCCGTGCGCGCAAGTCGGCAGAAAAGGCGTTGCGCGAGAGCGAGGCAAAATTTCGTGCGCTGGTGGAATCCACCAGCGACTGGATATGGGAAATCGACGAACATGGCATTTACACTTACGCAAGCCCGCAGATATACGAAATCCTAGGTTATACCGTTGAGGAGATAATCGGAAAGGCTCCGTTCGATCTGATGCCGCCCGAGGAGGCGCAGCGGGTCAGAGGCATCTTTGAAGCCATTCTGAAGGAGGGAAGGGCTTTCCGATTCCTGGAAAATGAGAATCGGCACAAGGACGGCCGGATCGTTTTTATGGAAACCAGCGCCACGCCCATTTTTGAGGGGCAGGGTGTTTTCAAAGGCTATCGCGGAATCGATCGCGACATCACCGAGCGCAAAGAGGCAGAGAAGGAACGCCGTACCAGCGCGGAAAAGCTGGAACATACCCTGCTGCAAACCATCGAGGCCGTCGCAGCCACCGTCGATGCTCGCGATCCCTACACCGCCGGACATCAACGGCGGGTGGCCGCTCTTGCCAGCGCCATTGCCCATGAAATGGGACTCCCCGAGGACAAGATCCGGGGGCTTTATCTGGCTGCCAGCATTCACGATCTCGGCAAAGTTCATCTCCCGGCCGAAATCCTCAGCAAACCCGGCACCCTGAGTCCGATCGAATATGAGCTGGTCAAGACACATCCCCAAATCGGATACGACATCATCAAGGATGTGCAGTTTCCCTGGCCGATTGCGCAAATGGTGCTACAGCATCACGAACGTCTGGACGGATCTGGTTATCCGCAGGGATTGAAGGCCGAGCAGATTCTGCCCGAGGCGAGGATACTGGCGGTGGCCGACGTGGTGGAGGCGATGTCGTCTCATCGTCCTTATCGTCCTGGTCTGGGACTGGAATCGGCACTGGATGAAATCGCCAGGCAGCGCGGAGTGCTTTATGCCCCGGATGCCGTGGATAACTGTCTCGCCTTGTTCAGGGAAAAAAACTACGCTTTCCCGACCAATGCGAAGCATGAGTTCTTCATGAAACCCACGACATAA
- a CDS encoding response regulator produces the protein MDEAVKEVEILLVEDNPTDAELAIRALKKSNLANRLVWVKDGAEALDFLFATGAYATRSIGDGPRVILLDLRLPKVDGMEVLRRVKGDERTKTIPVVVLTSSKEDRDVAESYRLGVNSYISKPVEFDEFAKTVAELGLYWLLVNHPPVVPR, from the coding sequence ATGGATGAAGCGGTGAAAGAGGTTGAGATCCTGCTGGTGGAGGATAATCCGACGGATGCGGAGCTGGCCATACGGGCGCTGAAGAAAAGCAACCTGGCCAACCGGCTGGTGTGGGTGAAGGATGGGGCGGAAGCGCTGGATTTTCTGTTCGCTACTGGGGCATACGCGACTCGCAGCATCGGAGACGGCCCGCGAGTCATCCTGCTGGATTTGCGCCTGCCCAAGGTGGACGGCATGGAGGTGTTGCGGAGGGTCAAGGGCGACGAGCGCACCAAGACTATTCCCGTCGTGGTGTTGACCTCTTCCAAGGAGGACCGGGACGTGGCGGAGAGCTACCGGCTCGGAGTCAACAGCTACATCAGCAAGCCAGTGGAGTTCGACGAATTTGCCAAGACGGTAGCCGAGCTGGGGCTCTACTGGCTGCTGGTCAACCACCCGCCGGTGGTGCCGAGATAG
- a CDS encoding MASE3 domain-containing protein: MPSDPRRLPYANPELRRMLWLLSGLTALFVFIWLAPALYTVQGMASYLPVHMFAETFSIVVAMLVFGVAWNAYSVERPGNIIILACALLAVGLVDFAHMLSFKGMPECITPSGPEKAINLWLSARLLAALALLAAALRPWLPLTEPRTRYWLLAGSLAIAVGVSWLGLAYPQAWPRTFIAGQGLTPFKIGAEYAIVAILLLPAVLFYRQARRPQTYDAASLFAATVITILSELSFTLYSDVADIFNLLGHFYKIVAYFFIYRAVFVASVREPFQRLDAEFAENRRIAKALQTVSLYTRSLIEASLDPLVTINAAGKITDVNHATEQVTGMSRAELIGTDFSDYFTDPDKARSGYQQVFLKGSVTDYLLALRHRDGHVTDVLYNASVYCDETGEVLGVFAAARDITERKKAEENLLALKNDLEIRVQERTTQLEAANQELEAFSYSVSHDLRTPLRAIDGFSGILLEDYADKLDDEGKRLLNVVRDNTVRMGQLIDDILKFSRAGRLELSYSAIDMEELARSVCEELQPAIAGHEVPVEIEHLPSAMGDRAMMRQVFVNLLSNAIKFSRSKEGAHVKVGGSIEGNEAIYFVQDNGVGFDMQYVGKLFGVFQRLHGITEFEGTGIGLAIVKRVVTRHGGRVWAEGKVGEGATVYFALPTREKEHG, translated from the coding sequence ATGCCTTCTGATCCCCGCCGATTGCCTTACGCGAATCCTGAACTCCGGCGCATGTTATGGCTGCTGTCGGGATTGACCGCGCTCTTTGTCTTCATCTGGTTGGCGCCCGCGCTCTACACTGTGCAGGGTATGGCGAGTTACTTGCCGGTGCACATGTTTGCAGAAACATTTTCCATCGTCGTTGCGATGCTGGTGTTCGGCGTTGCCTGGAATGCCTACAGCGTGGAGCGTCCGGGCAACATTATCATCCTCGCCTGCGCACTGCTTGCGGTGGGGCTGGTCGATTTCGCGCACATGCTGTCGTTCAAAGGCATGCCAGAGTGCATTACCCCCAGCGGGCCGGAAAAGGCCATCAACCTGTGGCTGTCGGCACGCTTGCTGGCTGCGCTGGCGCTGCTTGCCGCGGCGTTGAGGCCATGGCTGCCTTTGACCGAACCGCGCACCCGCTACTGGCTGCTGGCAGGCAGCCTGGCCATTGCTGTCGGGGTAAGCTGGCTTGGACTGGCTTATCCGCAGGCATGGCCGCGTACATTCATTGCCGGCCAGGGACTGACGCCGTTCAAGATCGGCGCGGAATACGCGATCGTCGCCATCCTGCTGTTGCCCGCAGTACTGTTCTATCGTCAGGCAAGACGGCCGCAGACCTACGATGCGGCCAGCCTGTTTGCCGCCACGGTCATCACCATCCTGAGCGAATTGAGTTTCACGCTCTATTCCGACGTGGCTGACATCTTCAATCTGCTCGGCCATTTTTATAAAATCGTGGCGTATTTCTTTATCTATCGCGCGGTGTTCGTTGCCAGCGTGCGCGAGCCGTTCCAGCGGCTGGATGCCGAGTTCGCCGAGAACCGGCGGATCGCGAAGGCGCTGCAAACCGTGTCGCTGTATACCAGGAGCCTGATCGAGGCGAGCCTCGACCCGCTGGTGACCATCAATGCGGCAGGCAAGATCACCGACGTCAACCACGCGACCGAGCAGGTCACTGGGATGAGTCGCGCTGAGCTGATCGGGACGGATTTCTCGGATTACTTTACTGACCCGGACAAGGCTCGGTCAGGCTATCAGCAGGTGTTCCTCAAGGGTTCGGTCACCGATTACCTGTTGGCGTTGCGCCACCGCGACGGCCATGTGACTGACGTGCTGTACAACGCCAGCGTCTATTGCGATGAAACAGGCGAGGTGCTGGGCGTGTTCGCCGCCGCACGCGACATCACCGAACGCAAGAAGGCGGAAGAAAATCTGCTCGCACTCAAGAACGATCTGGAAATCAGGGTGCAGGAACGCACTACCCAGCTCGAGGCCGCGAACCAGGAACTGGAAGCCTTTTCCTATTCGGTTTCGCACGACCTGCGCACACCATTGCGCGCTATCGATGGCTTCTCCGGCATCCTGCTCGAGGACTATGCCGACAAGCTGGATGACGAAGGCAAGCGTTTGCTGAATGTGGTGCGCGACAACACCGTGCGGATGGGACAGCTCATCGACGACATCCTCAAGTTCTCCCGCGCGGGGCGCCTGGAATTGAGCTACTCCGCCATCGACATGGAAGAGCTCGCCCGCTCGGTCTGCGAAGAACTGCAGCCCGCCATAGCCGGGCACGAGGTGCCGGTGGAGATCGAACATTTGCCTTCCGCTATGGGCGACCGCGCCATGATGCGTCAGGTGTTCGTCAATCTGCTGTCCAACGCGATCAAGTTCAGCCGCTCCAAAGAAGGTGCTCACGTAAAGGTGGGGGGCTCAATCGAGGGCAATGAGGCCATTTATTTTGTGCAGGACAACGGGGTCGGATTCGACATGCAATATGTCGGCAAACTGTTCGGGGTGTTCCAGAGGCTGCACGGCATAACCGAATTCGAGGGAACCGGCATCGGCCTGGCCATCGTCAAACGTGTGGTTACCCGTCATGGCGGGCGAGTTTGGGCCGAGGGAAAAGTGGGAGAGGGGGCGACCGTTTATTTTGCTTTACCGACCAGGGAGAAGGAGCATGGATGA